A single genomic interval of Spinacia oleracea cultivar Varoflay chromosome 6, BTI_SOV_V1, whole genome shotgun sequence harbors:
- the LOC110789393 gene encoding uncharacterized protein, with amino-acid sequence MESRDKVLAGRFFFDSKPLVLKPWRVDMDMEKEELGKPLKRDYATTCRDKIKYARVMVEVHMDQALPDQISFMDENGEMVGVPVHYEWRPTLCTRCKLVGHVEAECTQTKTKRVWVQKQRVSTLPVPATEVEPVVDQEGGIDSIQKQNEVRKFIQRHDVGLVGLLEHKVKLANLGKLYQNIFLNWCFTSNASFHNGGRIVVAWKPGCFTVNIVAITNQLIHCHATPVSGMTSFFCTFVYAFNDSSQRKDLWKTLMELNSQDPWILCGDFNCVMGVEERIGAPVRHAEITDINACMHGCSMEDIKCVGNLFTWNNKQYGAARVFSKLDRVLSNPAWQSAYCSTEACFLTEGEFDHSPGLITMYPRHTRGRKPFRYFTIWKSSPDFAGIVQHQWNQQVHGSKMYSVVTRLKKVKQALRELNKKGFSDIQASDLKAYHAVVAAQEAMHLDPANQELADLELVAIQNYKIQHQAYVDF; translated from the exons ATGGAATCAAGGGATAAAGTGCTTGCTGGGCGTTTTTTCTTTGATAGTAAACCATTAGTTCTGAAGCCATGGAGGGTAGACATGGATATGGAGAAGGAAGAG TTGGGTAAGCCTCTTAAGAGAGACTATGCTACCACATGTAGGGACAAAATTAAGTATGCTAGGGTAATGGTGGAGGTTCATATGGATCAGGCCCTACCTGATCAAATCTCTTTCATGGATGAAAATGGGGAGATGGTTGGTGTGCCAGTACACTATGAATGGAGACCTACACTGTGTACCAGGTGCAAGTTGGTTGGCCATGTGGAAGCAGAGTGTACACAGACTAAGACTAAGAGAGTGTGGGTTCAGAAGCAACGAGTGAGCACTCTCCCTGTTCCAGCTACTGAAGTGGAACCAGTGGTGGATCAAGAAGG GGGCATCGATTCCATTCAGAAGCAGAATGAAGTGAGGAAGTTCATTCAAAGGCATGATGTGGGATTGGTTGGACTCCTGGAGCATAAAGTAAAGCTTGCTAACTTAGGTAAGCTTTACCAGAACATTTTTTTGAATTGGTGTTTTACTAGTAATGCTAGTTTTCACAATGGTGGAAGAATTGTTGTTGCTTGGAAGCCTGGTTGTTTTACAGTGAACATTGTTGCTATAACAAACCAGCTTATTCATTGTCATGCTACCCCTGTTAGTGGCATGACTAGTTTTTTCTGTACTTTTGTTTATGCCTTTAATGATAGTTCCCAGAGGAAAGATTTATGGAAAACTTTGATGGAATTGAATTCTCAGGATCCTTGGATATTATGTGGGGATTTTAACTGTGTGATGGGGGTTGAAGAAAGAATAGGAGCCCCTGTGAGGCATGCTGAAATTACTGACATTAATGCTTGTATGCATGGATGTAGTATGGAGGATATCAAGTGTGTTGGTAATCTGTTTACTTGGAACAACAAGCAATATGGGGCAGCTAGAGTTTTTTCTAAGTTGGATAGAGTTCTGTCTAATCCAGCTTGGCAAAGTGCTTATTGTTCTACAGAAGCTTGTTTCCTGACTGAGGGTGAGTTTGATCATTCACCTGGGTTGATCACTATGTATCCAAGACACACAAGAGGCAGAAAACCATTTAGATACTTCACTATATGGAAGTCCTCTCCAGATTTTGCTGGAATTGTGCAACATCAATGGAATCAACAGGTTCATGGAAGTAAGATGTATAGTGTTGTTACCAGATTGAAGAAAGTTAAGCAGGCTCTTAGAGAGCTCAATAAAAAGGGGTTCTCAGACATTCAGGCAAGTGATTTAAAAGCTTATCATGCTGTGGTAGCTGCACAGGAAGCCATGCACTTAGATCCTGCTAATCAGGAGCTTGCTGATTTGGAATTAGTGGCTATTCAGAATTACAAAATACAACATCAAGCTTATGTGGATTTTTGA